A single genomic interval of Xiphophorus couchianus chromosome 2, X_couchianus-1.0, whole genome shotgun sequence harbors:
- the appl2 gene encoding DCC-interacting protein 13-beta, translating into MPAVHHKLLLEDALQDSPQTRSLLSVFEEDAGNLTEYTNQLLQAMQRVFGAQSEMGLATEQLSKQLLDYEKKNFALGKGDEEVITTLQSFAKTVGELNSLHSELANQMADSMVFPLIQFREKDLTEISTLKEIFGIATDEHEAAMVKYSRLPKKKENEKLKTDMVKEVAYTRRKQHQASLQYYCALNALQYRKRVAMLEPMLGYTQAQISFFKKGLELVSKKMESFLSSVSNMAQNIQKQLDAEAETMRMAQKEFLSVEDTVYMPDKETETVNRTLIQKAGYLNIRNKTGLVTTAWDRLFFFTQGGNLMCQPRGAVAGGMVLDLDNSSVMAVECEDRRYCFQITSPSGKTSMILQAESKKEYEEWICTVNNISRQIYLTDNPEAVAIRLNQTAIQAVTPITSFEKRQEGSPNPDRAKPGGAQPAGSDSQKTGAAPEPEDLIAPGTPIQFDIMLPASEFQDQNRAGGRRTNPFGETEECSAESDDSLLQQVFAVRFLGSMAVRCGNNQEVIYEAMRQVLAARAIHNIFRTTEAHLMVTSSSLRLIDPQTQVTRISFQLEEVCQFAAHQENGRLMGFVVEGRDWSDGNEEGEPSFSAFVFESNTEGEKICYTINLAKEITEAKKDPEALAELMKNMPLTNDGKFLLLEPETGDSNSGENQEDLESEA; encoded by the exons ATGCCGGCCGTACATCACAAACTGCTCCTTGAGGACGCCTTGCAAGACAGTCCTCAG ACCCGCTCCTTGCTGAGTGTGTTTGAGGAAGATGCAGGGAATCTGACGGAGTACACCAACCAGCTGCTGCAGGCCATGCAGAGGGTGTTTGGAGCGCAG AGTGAAATGGGACTGGCCACAGAGCAGCTTTCAAAGCAGCTTCTCGACTATGAAAAGAAA AATTTTGCCCTTGGGAAAGGTGACGAAGAGGTCATAACTACACTACAGAGCTTTGCAAAAACCGTTGGAGAG ctaAACTCGCTCCATTCCGAGCTGGCCAACCAGATGGCTGACAGCATGGTGTTCCCCCTGATCCAGTTCAGAGAGAAAGACCTCACAG AGATAAGCACTCTGAAGGAAATATTCGGTATCGCCACTGACG AGCATGAGGCGGCTATGGTCAAGTACAGCCGACTGCCCAAGAAGAAGGAGAACGAAAAG CTGAAGACAGACATGGTGAAGGAGGTGGCCTACACCAGGAGGAAGCAGCACCAGGCCTCGCTGCAGTACTACTGCGCCCTCAACGCCCTGCAGTACCGCAAGAGAGTCGCAATGCTTGAGCCCATGCTGGGATACACTCAGGCGCAG ATCAGCTTTTTCAAGAAGGGCCTTGAGCTTGTGTCAAAGAAGATGGAAAGCTTTCTCTCCTCAGTGTCCAACATGGCCCAAAA TATCCAGAAGCAGCTGGACGCTGAGGCCGAGACCATGCGCATGGCGCAGAAGGAGTTTCTGTCTGTGGAAGACACCGTGTATATGCCAGATAAGGAAACTGAAACCGTCAATCGCACTCTTATCCAGAAGGCTGGCTACCTCAACATTAGGAA TAAAACAGGCCTGGTGACCACAGCCTGGGATCGACTCTTCTTCTTCACCCAGGGAGGAAACCTCATGTGCCAGCCTCGAGGGGCCGTGGCGGGGGGCATGGTGCTGGACCTGGACAACAGCTCCGTCATGGCGGTGGAGTGCGAGGACAGACGTTACTGCTTCCAGATAACCTCCCCTTCAGGAAAGAC GTCGATGATTCTACAAGCTGAGAGCAAAAAGGAGTACGAGGAG TGGATTTGCACTGTGAACAACATCTCCAGGCAGATCTACCTGACGGATAACCCAGAG GCCGTCGCTATCAGATTGAACCAAACCGCCATACAGGCAGTCACTCCGATCACCAGCTTTGAGAAGAGACAAGAAGGTTCACCCAACCCCGACAG AGCCAAGCCGGGAGGTGCTCAACCTGCTGGAAGCGATTCCCAGAAAACAGGGGCcgctccagaaccagaggaccTGATCGCTCCTGGGACGCCCATTCAGTTCGACATCATGCTCCCGGCGTCTGAGTTCCAGGACCAGAACAGAGCCGGGGGGAG GCGGACGAACCCTTTTGGGGAAACAGAAGAGTGTTCAGCAGAGAGCGATG ACTCCCTCCTGCAGCAGGTGTTCGCCGTGCGCTTCCTGGGCTCCATGGCCGTTCGGTGCGGAAACAACCAGGAGGTGATTTACGAGGCCATGAGGCAGGTGCTGGCGGCCCGCGCCATCCACAACATCTTCAGGACCACCGAGGCCCACCTCATGGTCACCAGCAGCAGCCTCAg GTTGATTGACCCACAAACTCAAGTAACAAGAATAAGC TTCCAGCTAGAAGAGGTGTGCCAGTTCGCAGCCCATCAGGAGAACGGGAGGCTGATGGGGTTTGTGGTCGAGGGGAGAGACTGGAGCGACGGGAACGAGGAGGGAGAGCCGTCGTTCAGCGCCTTTGTCTTTGAGAGCAACACGGAGGGCGAAAAG ATATGTTACACCATAAACTTGGCAAAGGAGATTACAGAAGCAAAGAAG GATCCAGAGGCCCTGGCCGAGCTGATGAAGAACATGCCTCTGACCAACGACGGCAAGTTCCTTCTTCTGGAACCCGAGACGGGCGACTCGAACAGCGGAGAGAACCAAGAAGACCTGGAGTCTGAGGCCTAG